A window from bacterium encodes these proteins:
- a CDS encoding 16S rRNA (uracil(1498)-N(3))-methyltransferase, translating into MRDLPRFFLPPSQIQGDTLVLLDEDANHAARVLRLKEGDPLYALDGKGTLFHAEVTALDKRAVTCRVTAQESAGGELGVQLTLVQGMPKGEKFEWIVQKATELGVSRIVPVLTERSVVKIQGDKAQDKVRRWQAIAKEAAEQCERALVPTVEAPIPFRAWLAASQAEAVTRLACLEREGKVPLVKALAQPRVPGAVELVVGPEGGFTPSEGEALVASGAIAVSLGTRILRTETASLAALAIAGALFEG; encoded by the coding sequence ATGAGGACGCCAACCACGCCGCCCGCGTTCTGCGCCTCAAGGAGGGCGATCCGCTCTACGCCCTCGACGGCAAGGGCACCCTCTTCCATGCCGAGGTGACGGCCCTCGACAAGCGCGCGGTGACTTGCCGCGTGACGGCCCAGGAGTCCGCAGGCGGGGAGCTCGGCGTGCAGCTGACCCTCGTGCAGGGCATGCCCAAGGGTGAGAAGTTCGAGTGGATCGTCCAGAAGGCCACCGAGCTCGGCGTCTCGCGGATCGTCCCGGTTTTGACCGAGCGCTCGGTGGTGAAGATCCAGGGTGACAAGGCCCAGGACAAGGTGCGCCGCTGGCAGGCGATCGCCAAGGAAGCGGCCGAGCAATGCGAGCGGGCCCTGGTCCCCACCGTCGAGGCGCCCATTCCCTTTCGCGCATGGCTTGCGGCTTCGCAGGCAGAGGCCGTGACGCGCCTGGCGTGCCTCGAGCGCGAGGGCAAGGTGCCGCTCGTGAAGGCCCTTGCTCAGCCGCGCGTGCCGGGTGCCGTCGAGTTGGTGGTGGGCCCCGAAGGCGGCTTCACCCCGAGCGAAGGCGAGGCCCTCGTGGCATCGGGGGCTATCGCCGTCAGCCTCGGCACCCGCATCCTGCGCACGGAAACGGCCAGCCTTGCGGCCCTGGCCATCGCGGGGGCGCTGTTCGAGGGGTGA
- a CDS encoding tetratricopeptide repeat protein, producing MAAPAPSNRDLLKAATDAFNAQAYPDAIAALGKVTAEDSGIQAQALALLGRSKSRTGAYAEAVAALEQAMTLRPSPLNQYYLGEARFQQGDHEAALDELKAAVALDPTLTDAFILIGTIHRSKGRYDEATKALNLALRNDPKAVAARFQLAQAAYDAGDLQRATSQAFLIIQQQEDFAPVHLLLGHCALRLNDFRQAAYEYCRVLQLQEPTLEVYEGLGRSFANLKDFPQAIKAFEAVIAMAPDNEMAYVAAARLCDRQGEKEKAIKLWQRTLHFPKYAQLASDALAKLGAESAGTGAAPAAAPKKKGKAGAKPAAPAAIDLTNLPRDFEPPRQLDRSTLPQRAPAHMPTAPLTNHAAGTLSLASRQPQKTQPFTAPLTTPHAAPLPVRTEPQTVKEKFTSALDQMLRPSLEAMASLMAKARKQPDNSPPVDGGSHESIASMMAKRAAEQASAQAPAPAKQKAPGNPAPKKTKPR from the coding sequence ATGGCAGCTCCCGCCCCAAGCAACCGAGACCTGTTGAAAGCAGCGACCGACGCCTTCAACGCCCAGGCCTACCCCGACGCCATTGCGGCACTCGGCAAGGTCACGGCCGAGGACAGCGGGATCCAGGCCCAGGCGCTGGCCCTGCTCGGTCGTAGCAAGAGTCGCACCGGCGCCTACGCCGAAGCGGTCGCAGCGCTCGAGCAAGCCATGACCCTGAGGCCCAGCCCCTTGAACCAGTACTACCTGGGCGAGGCCCGTTTCCAGCAGGGCGATCACGAGGCAGCGCTCGACGAGCTCAAGGCTGCCGTCGCGCTCGACCCCACCCTGACCGACGCCTTCATCCTGATCGGCACCATCCACCGCAGCAAGGGCCGTTACGACGAAGCGACCAAGGCCCTCAACCTGGCGCTGCGCAACGACCCCAAAGCCGTGGCGGCCCGCTTCCAGCTGGCGCAGGCCGCCTACGACGCGGGCGACCTGCAGCGCGCCACCTCGCAGGCTTTTCTGATCATCCAGCAGCAGGAGGACTTCGCACCGGTCCACCTGCTCCTCGGCCACTGCGCCCTGCGGCTCAATGACTTTCGCCAGGCAGCTTACGAGTACTGCCGGGTGCTCCAGCTCCAGGAGCCGACCCTCGAAGTCTACGAGGGGCTGGGACGCTCTTTCGCCAACCTCAAGGACTTCCCCCAGGCGATCAAGGCCTTCGAGGCGGTGATCGCCATGGCACCGGACAACGAGATGGCGTACGTGGCGGCCGCGCGCCTCTGCGATCGCCAGGGCGAGAAGGAAAAGGCGATCAAGCTCTGGCAGCGCACCCTGCACTTCCCCAAGTACGCGCAGCTCGCAAGCGATGCGCTCGCCAAGCTCGGCGCCGAGAGCGCCGGGACAGGCGCTGCCCCGGCAGCCGCCCCCAAGAAGAAGGGCAAGGCCGGCGCCAAGCCCGCAGCCCCTGCTGCCATCGACCTCACCAACCTGCCGCGCGACTTCGAACCGCCGCGCCAGCTCGACCGCAGCACCCTGCCGCAGCGCGCCCCGGCCCACATGCCGACCGCGCCGCTCACGAACCACGCGGCGGGCACCCTCAGCCTCGCCTCGCGCCAGCCCCAGAAGACCCAGCCCTTCACCGCGCCGCTCACCACCCCGCATGCGGCCCCGCTGCCCGTGCGCACCGAGCCCCAGACGGTCAAGGAAAAGTTCACCAGCGCCCTCGATCAGATGCTGCGCCCGTCGCTCGAGGCGATGGCCTCGCTCATGGCCAAGGCCCGCAAGCAACCCGACAACAGCCCCCCGGTCGATGGCGGCTCCCACGAATCCATCGCCTCCATGATGGCCAAGCGCGCCGCAGAGCAAGCAAGCGCGCAGGCCCCCGCGCCCGCCAAGCAAAAGGCGCCGGGAAACCCGGCGCCCAAGAAGACGAAACCCCGCTAA
- a CDS encoding tetratricopeptide repeat protein, translating into MTNQEILRAGHAAFEAGDDATAIATLSRITAQDPSAYAQALLMLGRSYARTKQLDQARFCFEESYNTRQSARTLYHLGECLYQMGDREGAESCLSNAAQSDETLTDAYILLGVVRKEAGRYKEAVPCFDKALKNDPKAIVARYQIAQVAFELGDMQRAASQAHLVLQHSEQFAPAHLLLANISLKLSDFRQAAVEFCRVLELNGPDAAVYVSLGRAFAHLHDLPQAIQAFEASLDMDPSNELALSAVARLAERHGDKETAGKYFRQLLRFPNSAQLAGDALVRLGLPVEAPPAPKAEKKGKKGAKGAKPDVASAPKPKGPAVSFSPPKMIDRATLPKSLPTQAPGRVIGASKTAPLGKTPTSTSGPLPPRPVPQPASPTTPLDNLFDGLNRLIDKTPLKDAIDLSGVQESANAMVRSVTGRLNPEMVNKVKTGLLAKIQPGKTPSAPIPPVQPTPPQAAARPSLKGAPGAPAKPAPAKPGPAKPTTPRPKPKG; encoded by the coding sequence ATGACCAACCAGGAGATTCTCAGAGCCGGCCATGCGGCCTTCGAGGCGGGCGACGACGCCACGGCGATCGCCACCCTCAGCCGCATCACCGCCCAGGACCCGTCGGCCTATGCACAGGCCCTCTTGATGCTGGGCCGCTCCTACGCGCGTACCAAGCAGCTGGACCAGGCGCGGTTCTGCTTCGAGGAGTCCTACAACACCCGCCAGAGCGCGCGCACCCTCTATCACCTGGGCGAGTGCCTCTACCAGATGGGCGATCGCGAGGGGGCCGAGTCGTGCCTCTCCAACGCCGCCCAGTCGGACGAGACCCTGACCGACGCCTACATCCTGCTCGGGGTGGTGCGCAAGGAGGCCGGCCGCTACAAGGAAGCGGTCCCCTGCTTCGACAAGGCCCTCAAGAACGACCCCAAGGCGATTGTGGCACGCTACCAGATCGCCCAGGTCGCCTTCGAGCTGGGCGACATGCAGCGTGCCGCCTCCCAGGCCCACCTGGTGTTACAGCACTCCGAACAGTTCGCCCCGGCGCACCTGCTGTTGGCCAACATCTCCCTCAAGCTGAGCGACTTCCGCCAGGCCGCCGTCGAGTTCTGCCGTGTGCTCGAGCTGAACGGGCCCGACGCCGCCGTCTACGTGTCGCTGGGCCGCGCCTTCGCGCACTTGCACGACCTGCCCCAGGCCATCCAGGCGTTCGAAGCCTCCCTCGACATGGATCCGAGCAACGAGCTCGCCCTCTCGGCGGTGGCGCGCCTGGCCGAGCGCCACGGCGACAAGGAGACGGCCGGCAAGTACTTCCGGCAGCTCTTGCGCTTCCCCAACTCGGCGCAGCTCGCAGGCGACGCCCTGGTGCGGCTGGGGCTGCCCGTCGAGGCGCCTCCGGCTCCAAAGGCCGAGAAGAAGGGCAAGAAGGGCGCCAAGGGCGCCAAGCCCGATGTCGCGAGCGCTCCCAAGCCCAAGGGCCCGGCGGTCTCCTTCTCGCCTCCCAAGATGATCGATCGCGCCACGCTCCCCAAGTCGCTGCCGACCCAGGCGCCGGGCCGCGTCATCGGCGCGAGCAAGACCGCGCCGCTCGGCAAGACCCCCACGAGCACCTCCGGCCCCTTGCCGCCGCGCCCGGTGCCGCAGCCGGCGTCCCCCACCACGCCGCTCGACAACCTCTTCGACGGCCTCAACCGCCTGATCGACAAGACCCCGCTCAAGGACGCCATCGACCTCTCGGGCGTCCAAGAGTCGGCGAACGCCATGGTCCGCAGCGTGACCGGCCGCCTCAACCCCGAGATGGTCAACAAGGTCAAGACCGGGCTCCTCGCCAAGATCCAGCCGGGCAAAACCCCGAGCGCGCCCATCCCGCCCGTCCAGCCGACGCCGCCGCAGGCCGCCGCGCGCCCATCCCTGAAGGGCGCCCCGGGGGCGCCCGCAAAGCCTGCGCCCGCCAAGCCGGGACCTGCCAAGCCGACGACGCCCCGCCCCAAACCGAAGGGCTAG
- the whiA gene encoding DNA-binding protein WhiA: MSAPTFSQEVRSHLAQVENDRPCCQKALLLALLSVCASEAAEGQLIVSLENGGVARLLFKLAKQALGVTPHLHDPDPSQRGTHYRLVLPIPAEGLGGVMSLDDLQRTIRRRACCRRAFLRGAFLGCGSIVNPERAYHLEFTATGELSSWIVVLLQDEGVKAGHYRRSGHAHWTAYVKKSEDIATFLTLVGAVPALLALEELLISRDLKNNVQRAVNCETANLDRTVSTAQEQIARIETLENTGRLKALPPELVETAELRRENPFASLAQLAELHSPPLSKSAINHRLRKIAQLADGGDASTTH; this comes from the coding sequence ATGAGCGCGCCGACCTTCTCCCAGGAGGTGCGCAGCCACCTCGCCCAGGTCGAGAACGACCGCCCCTGCTGCCAGAAGGCCCTGCTGCTGGCGCTGCTCTCGGTCTGCGCCTCCGAGGCCGCCGAGGGCCAGCTGATCGTCTCGCTCGAAAACGGAGGGGTGGCGCGACTCCTCTTCAAGCTCGCCAAGCAAGCACTCGGCGTCACCCCTCACCTGCACGACCCGGACCCCTCGCAGCGCGGCACTCACTACCGCCTGGTACTCCCCATCCCCGCCGAGGGGCTGGGCGGGGTCATGAGCCTCGACGACTTGCAGCGCACCATCCGCCGGCGTGCCTGCTGCCGCCGTGCCTTCTTGCGCGGGGCCTTCCTCGGCTGCGGCTCGATCGTCAACCCTGAGCGGGCGTACCACCTGGAGTTCACTGCCACCGGCGAGCTGAGCTCGTGGATCGTCGTGCTCCTCCAGGACGAAGGGGTCAAGGCGGGGCACTACCGCCGCTCGGGCCATGCCCACTGGACCGCCTACGTGAAGAAGAGCGAGGACATCGCCACCTTCTTGACTCTGGTCGGCGCGGTTCCCGCCCTCTTGGCCCTCGAAGAGCTGCTCATCAGCCGAGACCTCAAAAACAACGTCCAGCGCGCGGTCAACTGCGAGACGGCGAACCTGGACCGGACCGTTTCGACCGCCCAGGAGCAGATCGCCCGGATCGAGACCCTCGAGAACACCGGCCGCCTCAAGGCGCTGCCGCCCGAGCTGGTGGAGACCGCCGAGCTCCGACGCGAGAATCCCTTCGCAAGCCTCGCCCAATTGGCCGAGCTCCACTCGCCGCCCCTCTCCAAGTCGGCCATCAACCACCGCCTTCGCAAGATCGCGCAACTAGCCGACGGCGGGGATGCCTCGACCACGCATTAG
- a CDS encoding YvcK family protein, translating into MRQLLRWLTPGLGIKRWVALSLFGVLLSNTGVIFLTYFVLMELRGREPRVATVIEGVALLALGAVIAFLGARRLIREVVWVLHPAPPRLVDAFHRQRVRRGPKLVAIGGGTGLSTLLRGLKAYSDNITAIVAMTDNGGSSGRLREELGVLPPGDLRHCLTALAGEEELLTKLFDYRFTAGSSLLGHSFGNLFLTAMADITGDLEQAIRASSSVLAVRGQVLPATLEAMELVAILEGGEVVRGEQQISTSPVPIAMVRSEPEAPMALPEAIRAIQEADAIIIGPGSLYTSLAPNLLIPEIVEALLMSKAPRLYVCNVMTQPGETDRYSVADHVRALQRLGGPDIIQDVLANQELPQRLLEKYEAQGQHPVAFDREACKALGVQAFSAPLLDEGDVVRHDPAALARAIVEWLLKARKESGEKILPFPTEAEWSAKSKGWL; encoded by the coding sequence ATGCGGCAGCTGCTTCGCTGGCTCACTCCGGGCCTCGGCATCAAGCGCTGGGTCGCCCTTTCGTTGTTCGGGGTTCTCCTGAGCAACACCGGGGTGATCTTCCTGACCTACTTCGTGCTCATGGAGCTGCGCGGGCGCGAGCCGCGCGTGGCGACCGTCATCGAAGGGGTTGCGCTCCTGGCCCTGGGGGCGGTGATCGCCTTTCTCGGCGCCCGGCGCCTCATCCGCGAGGTGGTATGGGTGCTGCACCCCGCGCCGCCGCGCCTGGTGGATGCCTTCCACCGCCAGCGGGTGCGCCGGGGGCCCAAGCTCGTCGCCATCGGGGGCGGCACCGGCCTCTCGACCCTGCTGCGCGGGCTCAAGGCCTACTCGGACAACATCACCGCCATCGTGGCCATGACCGACAACGGGGGCTCCAGCGGCCGCCTGCGCGAGGAGCTGGGGGTGCTGCCGCCCGGCGATCTGCGCCACTGCCTCACCGCTCTCGCCGGCGAAGAGGAGCTGCTCACCAAGCTCTTCGACTATCGCTTCACGGCGGGCAGCTCGCTTTTGGGCCACTCGTTCGGCAACCTCTTCCTCACGGCCATGGCCGACATCACGGGCGATCTGGAGCAGGCCATCCGCGCCTCGAGCAGCGTTCTTGCGGTCCGCGGCCAGGTGCTGCCCGCGACCCTCGAAGCCATGGAGCTCGTCGCCATCCTCGAAGGTGGCGAGGTGGTCCGCGGCGAGCAGCAGATCTCGACGAGCCCGGTGCCCATCGCCATGGTCCGCTCGGAGCCCGAGGCCCCGATGGCCCTGCCCGAGGCGATCCGCGCCATCCAGGAGGCGGACGCCATCATCATCGGGCCCGGCAGCCTCTACACCAGCCTCGCCCCCAACCTGCTCATCCCCGAGATCGTGGAGGCCCTGCTCATGAGCAAGGCACCCAGGCTGTACGTCTGCAACGTCATGACCCAGCCCGGCGAAACCGATCGCTACTCCGTCGCGGATCACGTCCGCGCCCTCCAGCGCCTGGGCGGGCCCGACATCATCCAGGACGTGCTGGCCAACCAGGAGCTGCCCCAGCGCCTGCTCGAAAAGTACGAGGCCCAGGGCCAGCACCCGGTCGCCTTCGACCGAGAGGCCTGCAAGGCCCTTGGCGTCCAGGCCTTCAGCGCTCCCCTGCTCGACGAGGGGGACGTGGTCCGGCACGACCCCGCCGCGCTTGCGCGCGCCATCGTGGAGTGGCTCCTCAAGGCCCGCAAGGAATCGGGCGAGAAGATCCTGCCCTTCCCCACCGAGGCCGAATGGTCCGCCAAGAGCAAGGGGTGGCTATGA
- the rapZ gene encoding RNase adapter RapZ, which produces MSARQNAIFIVTGLSGAGKSLAIRCFEDMGFLCVDNLIPPLLPQFIELTYPSMHQIAVVMDSRGGSFLDELTNVLEQIKPKGYPTTVVFLEASDNILLTRFSETRRRHPLWGEATLVDSIKQERDRLAEIRAAADVIIDTSDLTGKQLKEKLIASFIQTDQVDGSMQVTVKSFGFKYGPPMDADLVFDVRFLPNPHYDPDLRPFTGLDEKVQDFVLSHPVTLEFLERFIDLASFLVPHYRKEGKTHLAIAIGCTGGRHRSVAIAHYLAEYLRRGETPVIEEHRDISRHPDYYGAEPQPRAGA; this is translated from the coding sequence ATGAGCGCCCGTCAAAACGCCATCTTCATCGTCACGGGCCTCTCCGGGGCGGGCAAGAGCCTCGCAATCCGCTGCTTCGAGGACATGGGCTTCCTCTGCGTGGACAACCTGATCCCGCCGCTCTTGCCCCAGTTCATCGAGCTGACCTATCCCAGCATGCACCAGATCGCGGTGGTGATGGACTCGCGCGGCGGCAGCTTCCTCGACGAGCTGACGAACGTCTTGGAGCAGATCAAGCCCAAGGGCTACCCCACCACGGTGGTCTTCCTGGAAGCCTCGGACAACATCCTGCTGACCCGCTTCAGCGAGACCCGCCGGCGTCATCCCCTCTGGGGCGAGGCCACCCTCGTCGACTCGATCAAGCAGGAACGCGATCGCCTCGCCGAGATCCGCGCGGCCGCCGACGTCATCATCGACACCTCGGACCTGACCGGCAAGCAGCTCAAGGAGAAGCTCATCGCGAGCTTCATCCAGACCGATCAGGTCGACGGCTCCATGCAGGTGACGGTCAAGAGCTTCGGCTTCAAGTACGGCCCGCCCATGGACGCGGACCTGGTCTTCGACGTGCGCTTCTTGCCCAACCCTCACTACGACCCGGACCTCAGGCCCTTCACCGGCCTCGACGAGAAGGTCCAGGACTTCGTCCTGAGCCACCCGGTCACCCTGGAGTTCCTCGAGCGCTTCATCGACCTGGCCTCGTTCCTGGTGCCCCACTACCGCAAGGAGGGCAAGACCCACCTGGCGATCGCCATCGGCTGCACCGGCGGCCGCCACCGCTCGGTGGCGATCGCCCACTACCTGGCCGAGTACCTGCGTCGGGGCGAGACCCCGGTCATCGAGGAGCACCGCGACATCTCGCGCCATCCCGACTACTACGGCGCCGAGCCGCAGCCCCGCGCGGGCGCCTAA
- a CDS encoding HAD family phosphatase, with the protein MRPKLIATDLDGTFIGRDLEVSERNRRAVELAHEAGVHFVMATGRMYRATLPYARACGVKTPLITYQGALIRDHLTEADLWHRTIPMPLAHEALESLRASGFHLNLYVDDELIVERMSPEAELYSSVSRVVPKVVPTFEEALTTEPTKIVAIAEAEAVQKWVPALRERFGEQLYVTESIPIFLEIANPTIRKSVALQHVAERLGVSREEIVAFGDGMNDLDMLEYAGLGVAMGNAPDAVKAVADRVTHHVREDGVARVIEELLS; encoded by the coding sequence ATGCGCCCGAAACTGATCGCCACCGACCTCGATGGGACCTTCATCGGGCGCGACCTCGAGGTCTCGGAGCGCAACCGGCGGGCCGTGGAGCTTGCCCACGAGGCCGGGGTCCACTTCGTGATGGCGACCGGGCGCATGTACCGCGCCACCCTGCCCTACGCCCGGGCCTGCGGGGTCAAGACCCCGCTCATCACCTACCAGGGGGCGCTGATCCGGGACCACCTCACCGAGGCGGACCTGTGGCACCGCACCATCCCCATGCCCCTCGCCCACGAGGCGCTCGAGTCGCTGAGGGCGTCGGGCTTCCATCTCAACTTGTACGTGGATGACGAGCTCATCGTCGAGCGCATGAGCCCCGAGGCCGAGCTCTACTCCAGCGTCTCGCGGGTCGTTCCCAAGGTGGTGCCCACCTTCGAGGAGGCCCTCACGACCGAGCCGACCAAGATCGTCGCGATCGCCGAGGCCGAGGCGGTCCAGAAGTGGGTGCCCGCCCTGCGCGAGCGCTTCGGCGAGCAGCTCTACGTCACCGAGTCGATCCCCATCTTCCTCGAGATCGCGAACCCCACCATCCGCAAGAGCGTCGCCCTCCAGCACGTGGCAGAACGCCTGGGGGTCTCGCGCGAGGAGATCGTGGCCTTCGGCGACGGCATGAACGACCTGGACATGCTGGAGTACGCGGGGCTCGGCGTGGCGATGGGCAACGCGCCCGACGCCGTCAAGGCCGTCGCCGATCGCGTCACCCACCACGTGCGCGAGGACGGGGTGGCCCGGGTGATCGAGGAGCTGTTGAGCTAG
- a CDS encoding S8 family serine peptidase: MKCRRSFLLLTVLALSAAGCQAPLAGTGLPAAAEGFDAMLAASKAGIVRINVGLGALSAAQAAEIGKRHGLELVRHLGATGLATYQVKGAKPQDLSALSRQSGVRYIERDVTGTLSDAAPSRAIPNDPGFDEQWDMQRMKVADAWEIREGATDAVIAVIDTGCDLKHPELAPKLVSGHNVTAPTRVPQDDLGHGTAVAGIAAAATHNGEGLAGVAPNARLMPVKVNVSNTGAVRAADAAAGIVWAVDHGASVLNMSLGFAEGEDGLTASGLRALKDAVTYALERNVAIVAAAGNIGDRPIKTYPACWSSEPGFEGLIAVGALDRNDRRASYSNYGAFVTVTAPADDVPALAIGGYGRFGGTSAAAPHVSGLAALLIHPSRPPSAKTLRKWIVTSARDLGTAGWDQQYGAGCVDALEAIQTSTRER, from the coding sequence ATGAAATGTCGTCGATCGTTTTTGCTCCTGACCGTCCTCGCGCTGAGCGCCGCCGGCTGCCAGGCCCCGCTTGCGGGCACGGGTCTTCCGGCCGCCGCTGAAGGCTTCGACGCCATGCTCGCCGCCTCGAAGGCGGGGATCGTGCGCATCAACGTCGGCCTCGGCGCGCTGAGCGCCGCCCAAGCCGCCGAAATCGGCAAGCGTCACGGCCTCGAACTGGTACGGCACCTCGGCGCCACGGGCCTTGCGACCTACCAGGTGAAAGGCGCCAAGCCTCAAGACCTCTCAGCCCTTTCGCGGCAAAGCGGCGTGCGCTACATCGAGCGGGACGTGACCGGCACCCTGAGCGACGCGGCACCCTCCCGCGCGATCCCGAACGACCCCGGCTTCGACGAGCAGTGGGACATGCAGCGGATGAAGGTCGCCGACGCCTGGGAGATCCGCGAGGGCGCCACGGACGCGGTCATCGCCGTGATCGACACAGGCTGCGACCTGAAGCACCCGGAGCTCGCCCCCAAGCTCGTGAGCGGCCACAACGTCACGGCCCCCACCCGCGTGCCCCAGGACGACCTGGGGCACGGGACCGCCGTCGCGGGCATCGCGGCGGCCGCCACCCACAACGGCGAGGGCCTCGCGGGGGTCGCCCCCAACGCGCGGCTGATGCCCGTCAAGGTCAACGTCTCGAACACCGGCGCAGTGCGCGCGGCCGACGCCGCGGCGGGCATCGTCTGGGCGGTCGATCACGGGGCGAGCGTCCTCAACATGAGCCTGGGCTTCGCCGAGGGTGAGGACGGCCTGACGGCAAGCGGCCTTCGGGCCCTCAAGGACGCGGTGACATACGCCCTCGAGCGCAACGTGGCGATCGTGGCCGCGGCCGGCAACATCGGAGATCGGCCGATCAAGACCTATCCCGCCTGCTGGAGCTCGGAGCCCGGCTTCGAGGGCCTGATCGCGGTGGGCGCCCTGGACCGGAACGACCGGCGCGCGAGCTACTCCAACTATGGGGCGTTCGTGACCGTGACGGCCCCTGCCGACGACGTGCCCGCCCTCGCCATCGGCGGCTACGGCCGCTTTGGCGGCACTTCGGCCGCAGCCCCCCACGTGAGCGGCCTCGCGGCCCTGCTCATCCACCCCTCGCGCCCGCCCTCGGCCAAGACCCTGCGCAAGTGGATCGTCACGAGCGCCCGCGACCTGGGTACGGCCGGCTGGGATCAGCAGTACGGCGCCGGTTGCGTGGATGCGCTCGAAGCGATCCAGACCAGCACCCGCGAGCGCTAG
- a CDS encoding DEAD/DEAH box helicase: protein MTPSPPSFEALGLRPELLGGLARLGFERPTPIQASSIPSQLEGHDAVIQAETGTGKTLAYGLPLLNAIAGTPLRPRAMILVPTRELALQVRDVLREAARKWRPAIHALVGGEAIEPQLKLIDKGIAVLVGTPGRVHDLVRRDALMLKHCRTVVLDEADEMLLRGFKHDLDGILAALPTERQTVLVSATVGPEVQAYAEATMRKTEEKAPLQPATTAKTLTHHHVAVPKDGKLPILTKLLREEPGQAIVFVRLKEDTKRVAMRLRQAGLAAAYLNGDLPQANRNETMARFRDGLYRILVATDVASRGLDIPEVDLVVNYAVPPDVDQYVHRAGRSGRAGREGRAVTLSYREEVEALKRLRTGIPLEPLKIAPPRSGSDDHIRPWKPPVEAFEAPETPSKNPAAKPPRTKISRHLDWHEDRPDRRDRRKR from the coding sequence ATGACCCCGTCCCCCCCGAGCTTCGAAGCGCTCGGCCTAAGGCCCGAGCTGCTCGGCGGCCTTGCGCGACTCGGTTTCGAGCGCCCCACCCCCATCCAGGCCTCGAGCATCCCCTCCCAGCTCGAAGGCCACGACGCGGTGATCCAGGCCGAGACGGGCACGGGCAAGACTCTCGCCTACGGCCTGCCCCTGCTGAACGCCATCGCGGGCACCCCCCTGCGCCCCCGGGCCATGATCCTGGTGCCGACCCGCGAGCTGGCGCTGCAGGTGCGCGACGTGCTGCGCGAGGCCGCCCGCAAGTGGCGCCCCGCGATCCATGCCCTGGTCGGCGGCGAGGCCATCGAGCCCCAGCTCAAGCTCATCGACAAGGGGATCGCCGTACTGGTGGGGACGCCCGGCCGGGTGCACGACCTGGTCCGACGCGACGCCTTGATGCTCAAGCACTGCCGTACCGTCGTCCTCGACGAGGCCGACGAGATGCTGCTGCGCGGCTTCAAGCACGACCTGGACGGAATCCTCGCGGCGCTGCCCACCGAGCGCCAGACCGTCCTGGTCTCGGCCACGGTCGGCCCCGAGGTCCAAGCCTACGCCGAAGCGACCATGCGCAAGACGGAGGAAAAGGCCCCCCTCCAGCCCGCCACCACCGCCAAGACCCTGACTCACCATCACGTGGCGGTTCCCAAGGACGGCAAGCTGCCCATCCTGACCAAACTGCTGCGCGAGGAGCCGGGACAAGCCATCGTCTTCGTTCGGCTCAAGGAAGACACCAAGCGCGTGGCCATGCGCCTGCGCCAGGCGGGGCTCGCCGCCGCCTACCTCAACGGTGACTTGCCGCAGGCGAACCGCAACGAGACCATGGCGCGCTTCCGTGACGGGCTCTACCGGATCCTGGTCGCCACCGACGTGGCCTCGCGCGGGCTCGACATCCCCGAGGTCGATCTGGTCGTCAACTACGCCGTGCCGCCCGACGTGGACCAGTACGTCCACCGCGCGGGCCGCTCGGGCCGTGCCGGGCGCGAGGGACGGGCCGTGACCCTCAGCTACCGCGAGGAGGTCGAGGCCCTCAAGCGCCTGCGCACCGGGATACCGCTCGAACCCCTCAAGATCGCTCCGCCCCGTTCCGGCAGCGACGACCACATCCGGCCTTGGAAGCCGCCCGTCGAGGCCTTCGAGGCGCCCGAGACTCCGAGCAAGAATCCTGCCGCGAAGCCGCCCAGGACCAAGATCTCGCGCCATCTGGACTGGCATGAGGATCGACCCGATCGCAGGGATCGACGCAAGCGTTGA